A genomic segment from Vagococcus zengguangii encodes:
- a CDS encoding L-threonylcarbamoyladenylate synthase, translated as MEKGNKWTVADLAQAAKAIQEGELVAFPTETVYGLGADATNDTAVKQVYAAKGRPSDNPLIVHIASQDDLAPFVAEISVSAKQLMDHFWPGPLTLIFDIQEGSLPSSTTGGLTTCAFRMPDNKVTLGLIETSGKVLVGPSANTSGKPSPTTAEHVLHDLEDNIAGVIDDGQTTVGLESTVLDMTVNPPMILRPGAITPDDLMTVIPEVVMDDHLVSESSQPKAPGMKYRHYAPEVPVYMIDYAVQNWQSAIEWATSEGKKIGLLCSESIAKPYLEEVDDVYYLSKESDVKSSMHQLFSGLRYFDNQNESIDIVFVETFADEGIGMAYMNRVRKSASQRYYR; from the coding sequence ATGGAAAAAGGAAATAAATGGACCGTCGCAGATTTAGCACAAGCTGCTAAAGCGATTCAAGAAGGTGAGCTAGTCGCGTTTCCAACTGAAACGGTTTATGGTTTAGGAGCTGACGCGACAAATGATACAGCTGTTAAACAAGTTTATGCGGCAAAAGGTCGCCCATCTGATAATCCGTTAATTGTACATATTGCAAGTCAAGATGACTTAGCGCCGTTTGTTGCAGAAATTTCAGTGTCTGCCAAACAATTAATGGACCACTTTTGGCCAGGACCGTTAACCTTGATTTTTGATATTCAAGAAGGTAGTTTACCTTCAAGTACAACGGGTGGCTTAACCACATGTGCTTTTCGGATGCCAGATAATAAGGTGACGCTTGGTTTAATTGAAACAAGTGGTAAAGTCTTAGTTGGACCAAGTGCCAATACTTCAGGTAAACCAAGTCCGACAACTGCTGAACATGTGTTACATGATTTGGAAGATAACATTGCAGGGGTTATTGATGATGGTCAAACAACAGTTGGGCTAGAGTCGACCGTGTTAGATATGACGGTTAATCCGCCAATGATTTTACGACCTGGTGCGATTACACCTGACGATTTAATGACGGTGATTCCGGAAGTTGTGATGGATGATCACTTGGTCAGTGAAAGTAGTCAACCTAAAGCGCCAGGCATGAAATATCGTCATTACGCACCAGAAGTGCCGGTGTATATGATTGATTATGCTGTTCAAAATTGGCAGTCTGCTATAGAATGGGCAACTTCAGAAGGTAAGAAAATTGGCTTGCTTTGTTCAGAATCAATTGCGAAGCCGTATCTTGAAGAAGTCGATGATGTTTATTATTTATCAAAAGAGAGTGACGTCAAGTCAAGTATGCATCAATTATTTAGTGGTTTGCGTTATTTTGATAATCAAAATGAAAGCATTGATATCGTTTTTGTCGAAACTTTTGCAGATGAGGGAATAGGTATGGCCTATATGAATCGTGTTCGTAAATCTGCTAGTCAAAGATATTATCGATAA
- the glyA gene encoding serine hydroxymethyltransferase, producing the protein MDFKQQDKELWDAIANEQARQERNIELIASENFVSEAVMAAQGSVLTNKYAEGYPNRRYYGGCEYVDIVENLAIERAKKLFNAKFANVQPHSGSQANTAAYLSLVEPGDTILGMDLTHGGHLTHGSPVNFSGKTYNFVAYGVDPFTEVIDYDVVLIKARQTQPKLIVAGASAYGRSIDFKKFREIADEVGAKLMVDMAHIAGLVAAGLHQNPMDYADVVTTTTHKTLRGPRGGMILTNNEELAKKINSAIFPGIQGGPLEHVIAAKAVAFQEALQPEFKDYQAQVIKNAKAMADVFNKSIYARLISGGVDNHLLLIDVSKYKLTGKEAESLLDEVNITVNKNTVPFETLSPFQTSGIRIGTPAITTRGFNEEDAAKVADLINEMLMNPTNESMKEAVRRDVKELTEKYPLYN; encoded by the coding sequence ATGGATTTTAAACAACAAGACAAAGAATTATGGGACGCGATAGCAAATGAACAAGCGCGTCAAGAACGCAATATTGAATTAATTGCTTCAGAAAACTTTGTATCAGAAGCGGTAATGGCAGCGCAAGGTAGCGTGTTAACGAATAAATATGCTGAAGGTTATCCAAATCGACGCTATTATGGTGGCTGTGAGTACGTTGACATCGTTGAGAATTTAGCGATAGAACGTGCAAAAAAACTGTTTAATGCTAAGTTTGCGAACGTTCAGCCTCATTCAGGTTCTCAAGCCAATACAGCGGCTTATTTAAGTTTAGTAGAACCAGGTGACACGATTTTAGGAATGGATTTAACGCATGGTGGTCACTTAACGCATGGCTCTCCTGTCAACTTTAGTGGTAAAACATACAACTTCGTCGCTTACGGTGTAGATCCATTTACCGAAGTAATTGATTATGATGTGGTATTAATTAAAGCTCGTCAAACACAACCTAAATTAATCGTCGCAGGTGCAAGTGCTTATGGACGTAGTATTGACTTTAAAAAATTCCGTGAAATCGCCGATGAAGTCGGTGCAAAATTAATGGTCGATATGGCCCATATCGCTGGTTTAGTCGCAGCTGGCTTACATCAAAACCCGATGGACTATGCTGATGTTGTTACAACAACGACGCATAAGACGTTAAGAGGCCCTCGTGGTGGGATGATTTTAACGAATAATGAAGAATTAGCGAAAAAAATTAACAGTGCGATTTTCCCAGGGATTCAAGGTGGACCGTTAGAGCACGTGATTGCTGCTAAAGCGGTAGCGTTCCAAGAGGCTCTACAACCTGAATTTAAAGACTATCAAGCACAAGTTATCAAAAATGCTAAAGCGATGGCGGATGTTTTCAATAAATCAATTTATGCCCGTCTAATTAGTGGTGGAGTAGACAACCATTTATTATTAATTGACGTTAGCAAATATAAATTAACTGGTAAAGAAGCTGAAAGCTTACTAGATGAAGTTAATATTACAGTGAATAAAAACACTGTGCCATTTGAGACATTAAGTCCGTTCCAAACAAGCGGTATTCGTATTGGTACCCCAGCAATTACAACACGTGGTTTCAATGAAGAAGATGCGGCAAAAGTGGCTGATTTAATTAACGAAATGTTGATGAATCCAACCAATGAATCGATGAAAGAAGCGGTTCGTAGAGACGTTAAAGAATTAACAGAGAAGTATCCTTTATATAACTAA
- the upp gene encoding uracil phosphoribosyltransferase yields MGKFQVMDHPLIQHKLTIIRDKNCGTKVFREVVDEIAMLMAYEVSRDLPLESVEIETPMGKTTQQTIAGKKVAIIPILRAGIGMVDGILQLIPAAKVGHIGMYRDHDSLEPVEYFVKLPSDIDTRQLLVVDPMLATGGSAILAVDALKRRGGTNIKFVCLVAAPEGVKALQEAHPDVDIIAASLDEKLDENGYIFPGLGDAGDRLFGTK; encoded by the coding sequence ATGGGAAAATTTCAAGTAATGGATCATCCATTAATTCAACACAAATTAACAATCATCCGCGATAAAAACTGTGGGACAAAAGTTTTCCGTGAGGTTGTAGATGAAATCGCAATGCTTATGGCTTATGAAGTATCACGCGATTTACCATTAGAATCAGTTGAAATTGAAACACCAATGGGTAAAACAACTCAACAAACAATTGCTGGTAAAAAAGTAGCAATTATTCCGATTCTTCGTGCTGGTATCGGCATGGTAGACGGTATTTTACAATTAATTCCAGCGGCTAAAGTGGGACATATCGGTATGTACCGTGATCATGATTCATTAGAGCCCGTTGAATATTTCGTAAAATTACCTTCTGACATTGATACTCGTCAATTATTAGTCGTGGATCCAATGTTAGCAACAGGTGGTTCTGCCATTTTAGCGGTGGATGCATTAAAACGCCGTGGTGGCACAAACATTAAATTTGTCTGCTTAGTTGCGGCTCCAGAAGGTGTGAAAGCTTTACAAGAAGCGCATCCTGACGTTGATATTATCGCTGCTTCTCTAGATGAAAAATTAGATGAGAATGGTTATATCTTCCCAGGTTTAGGGGACGCTGGTGATCGTCTATTCGGAACTAAATAA
- a CDS encoding FtsW/RodA/SpoVE family cell cycle protein, with amino-acid sequence MKKRRESSNMNENRFSLDSRIDYGVILPVFVLCIVGLIAQYAALSLGGNQNIVYEMLKQALWLSIGVFAIVVLMQFTTKAWWKITPLLYVLCLGLMILPLQFYDPNVVAMTGAKNWISFAGMSFQPSEILKIAYILFLAYVTTRHNQEHQHEIKSDFMLIGKLGLGTIPVIILLKLQNDFGTLLVFLAIFCGIILVSGISWKILLPGIISMLVLIAGILSLVATDIGREFLFKFGVKEYQLSRLDSWLNPFHDTTGVSYQQAQSLTAIGSGGLTGKGFNVSQVDVPVRESDMIFTVIAENFGFIGSALVIFMYLLLIYRLIRVSLDTNNVFSTYISTGIIMMILFHVFENIGASIGLLPLTGIPLPFISQGGSSLLGNMIGIGIMLSMRFNNEAVYQK; translated from the coding sequence ATCAAGAAAAGAAGAGAGTCGTCGAATATGAATGAAAATAGATTTAGTTTAGACAGTCGCATTGATTATGGAGTTATTTTACCGGTCTTTGTGTTATGTATTGTTGGGCTAATTGCTCAATACGCTGCCCTTTCGCTAGGTGGCAATCAAAATATCGTTTATGAGATGTTAAAACAAGCGCTATGGCTATCAATCGGAGTTTTTGCTATCGTCGTCTTAATGCAGTTCACAACCAAAGCATGGTGGAAAATAACGCCGCTGTTATATGTGTTATGTTTAGGTCTAATGATCTTGCCCCTACAGTTTTATGATCCCAATGTAGTTGCCATGACGGGGGCAAAAAACTGGATAAGTTTTGCTGGCATGTCCTTTCAGCCTTCAGAAATTTTGAAAATTGCTTATATTTTATTTTTAGCGTATGTTACTACGCGCCACAACCAAGAGCATCAACATGAAATAAAATCTGACTTTATGTTAATTGGTAAACTAGGACTTGGGACAATACCAGTAATTATTTTGCTTAAACTTCAAAATGACTTTGGAACATTATTAGTCTTCTTAGCCATTTTTTGTGGGATTATCTTGGTTTCTGGTATTTCTTGGAAAATCTTATTACCAGGGATTATTTCCATGCTAGTTCTTATTGCAGGGATTCTTTCTTTAGTTGCAACGGATATTGGACGAGAGTTTTTATTCAAGTTTGGCGTAAAAGAATACCAATTATCACGTTTAGATTCATGGTTAAATCCTTTCCATGATACTACCGGTGTTAGTTACCAACAAGCTCAGTCTTTAACGGCAATTGGGTCAGGTGGTTTAACTGGGAAAGGATTTAATGTTTCCCAAGTCGATGTACCCGTTAGAGAATCAGATATGATTTTTACTGTGATTGCAGAAAACTTTGGTTTTATTGGTAGTGCGCTCGTTATCTTCATGTATTTATTACTGATTTATCGTTTAATTCGTGTGTCACTTGATACTAACAATGTTTTTTCTACTTATATTTCCACTGGTATTATTATGATGATCTTGTTTCATGTGTTTGAAAACATTGGAGCAAGTATTGGTTTGTTACCATTAACTGGTATTCCATTACCTTTTATCAGTCAAGGAGGTTCCTCACTTTTGGGGAACATGATAGGGATTGGTATTATGTTGTCGATGCGTTTTAACAATGAAGCTGTTTATCAAAAATAG
- a CDS encoding ABC transporter ATP-binding protein has translation MWKYIKPYLLFAILAVCFMITEVSMDLLQPSLMSQIIDEGVMGSHNQGNPDLDLVVKLGLIMISIIVIGAIGGFLNNIFVQNISQRIGNKMRQDSFKRIMSFSFPQIDQFGTGSLVTRMTNDITQVQAYISMFIRTMVRTGMMMFGSIFFMFRLDPKFGWIVLCAFPFVIGCIALCLWKANPLFDKLQRQLDDINNIMQEDIAGIRMIKACVREVYEKIRFGKANDALIKTQLKTLMIFAFMNPIMNMLMYSVIGLLIHFGSKDIAAGVSSPGTIMAAITYTTQLLNAILSLVMLFQIVSKGLASWHRLRVILETEPELVDGAFNGQTLTNGAITFEDVAFSFPDSQQPVLKQINLTINPGETIGLMGATGCGKSSLVNLISRFYDVTSGRVLVDGVDVREYQQQALRQKIAVVLQKTDLFNVTIADNIRWGNPQASDEEVVDTAKIAQAHAFISETENGYQNMVTERGSNLSGGQKQRLSIARAVIKPADIIIFDDATSALDLSTESNLYQALNQQRPESTKIIVAQRIATLRQANKIVVMDQGQIVAIGAHDELMSSCDIYQDIYQSQLGEEDEANEQH, from the coding sequence ATGTGGAAATATATTAAGCCATATTTGCTTTTTGCAATATTGGCAGTGTGCTTTATGATAACAGAAGTTAGTATGGATTTATTACAACCAAGCCTGATGAGTCAAATAATTGATGAAGGAGTCATGGGCAGTCATAACCAAGGTAATCCTGATTTAGATTTAGTCGTTAAACTGGGACTTATCATGATTAGTATTATTGTAATCGGCGCGATCGGTGGGTTTTTAAATAATATTTTTGTTCAAAATATTAGCCAACGTATTGGCAATAAAATGCGACAAGATAGTTTTAAACGTATTATGTCATTTTCGTTCCCACAAATTGATCAATTCGGAACGGGTTCGTTAGTGACGAGAATGACGAATGATATTACGCAGGTCCAAGCGTATATCTCGATGTTTATTCGAACGATGGTCCGAACAGGGATGATGATGTTCGGGAGTATTTTCTTTATGTTCCGTTTAGACCCCAAGTTTGGGTGGATCGTATTGTGTGCATTCCCGTTTGTTATTGGCTGTATCGCACTTTGCTTATGGAAAGCCAATCCTTTATTTGATAAGTTACAGCGTCAGTTAGATGATATCAACAATATTATGCAAGAGGACATCGCGGGTATTCGCATGATTAAAGCTTGTGTACGTGAGGTCTATGAAAAAATTCGCTTTGGCAAAGCGAATGATGCGCTCATCAAGACACAACTAAAAACCTTAATGATTTTTGCCTTCATGAACCCAATAATGAATATGTTGATGTACAGTGTGATAGGTTTATTGATTCATTTTGGATCGAAAGATATCGCAGCAGGTGTTAGCTCTCCGGGGACCATCATGGCGGCAATTACTTATACCACACAATTGTTGAATGCTATTTTATCATTGGTTATGTTGTTCCAAATCGTTTCAAAAGGATTAGCTTCATGGCATCGTTTACGAGTGATTTTAGAAACGGAACCGGAATTAGTGGATGGAGCATTCAATGGTCAAACACTGACAAATGGGGCAATTACCTTTGAAGATGTTGCGTTTTCTTTTCCCGATAGCCAACAACCGGTGTTGAAACAGATTAATCTGACCATTAATCCGGGTGAAACAATCGGTCTGATGGGTGCAACTGGCTGTGGTAAATCGAGTTTGGTGAATTTGATTTCCCGTTTTTATGATGTAACGAGTGGTCGCGTGTTAGTCGATGGTGTTGATGTGCGTGAGTATCAGCAACAAGCGCTTCGTCAAAAAATTGCGGTTGTTTTGCAAAAAACAGATTTATTTAACGTGACGATTGCTGATAATATTCGTTGGGGGAACCCGCAAGCAAGTGATGAAGAAGTTGTTGATACAGCAAAAATTGCGCAAGCTCATGCCTTTATCTCAGAAACGGAAAATGGTTATCAAAATATGGTAACAGAGCGCGGTTCTAATCTGTCTGGAGGACAAAAACAGCGTTTGTCCATCGCTAGAGCAGTTATTAAGCCAGCTGATATTATAATTTTTGATGATGCTACTAGTGCACTTGACTTATCAACAGAATCAAATCTCTATCAAGCATTGAACCAACAACGTCCTGAAAGTACTAAAATTATTGTTGCGCAACGCATCGCGACGTTAAGACAAGCCAATAAAATTGTCGTAATGGATCAAGGGCAAATAGTAGCTATTGGAGCACATGATGAATTGATGAGCTCATGTGATATTTATCAGGATATTTATCAGTCACAATTAGGTGAGGAGGATGAAGCCAATGAGCAACACTAA
- a CDS encoding ABC transporter ATP-binding protein, with protein MSNTNIAEKNIPGMRRGGAGRFAEVEKAENIWPTLKRIWQYFAKEKMLLLVMLIIVIIGTFFGIYAPTRQSLAIDILSGEQSGKLTHAIWWMLVAYALYSISQLIQGLLSATLSQRIVKRLREQLFGKIMDVPIRYLDSNSHGDVMSRMTNDIENISTTVSQSIVSLFSGVLTIIGTAGIMLWYSWQLALLSFASILLTVFATKILSGFVRKYSRQRQLFLGELNGTVEEMVTGYRTVVAYNHQQATTSEFEATSDKLTKAGIKTDIFSGVMGPLMNAISNLGFVVVAVFGGYFAIKGYLSVGVISAFIVYTKQFTRPVNEIAQVYGQLQTAIAGAERVFMVLDEEDEEVSGGQELNIHDDATVMFEALNFSYDDGQPVIKDFTLEVPSGQKIALVGATGSGKSTIVNLLMRFYEADSGKILINGQDISAYSRASLRQKIAIVLQEAVFFSDTIENNLKYGNPKATREEVERAVEMSRATEMLARLPKGYETMLTSSGANISQGQRQLLSIARAFVTDPKILILDEATSNVDTRTEEAIQTAMQEVMKNRTSIVIAHRLSTIRDADKIIVMDHGKIVESGNHEELLTQKGKYFDLYMTQYAGFEI; from the coding sequence ATGAGCAACACTAATATAGCTGAAAAAAATATTCCGGGTATGCGTCGAGGTGGTGCAGGTCGTTTTGCAGAAGTTGAGAAAGCGGAAAACATCTGGCCAACGCTAAAACGTATTTGGCAATATTTTGCTAAAGAAAAGATGCTGCTTTTGGTAATGCTTATCATTGTAATAATTGGCACGTTCTTTGGTATTTATGCACCGACTCGTCAAAGTTTAGCAATTGATATACTATCAGGTGAGCAATCAGGTAAATTAACTCACGCGATTTGGTGGATGTTAGTTGCATATGCACTATATAGTATTAGTCAATTGATTCAAGGCTTACTTAGTGCAACATTAAGTCAACGCATTGTCAAACGATTACGTGAACAGCTTTTTGGGAAAATAATGGATGTTCCGATACGTTACTTAGACTCTAATTCTCATGGTGATGTGATGAGTCGTATGACTAATGATATTGAGAATATATCTACTACTGTTTCACAATCCATTGTGTCACTCTTTTCAGGTGTTTTGACGATTATCGGAACAGCTGGCATCATGTTGTGGTATAGTTGGCAATTAGCTTTGTTAAGTTTTGCATCAATTCTACTAACAGTTTTTGCTACCAAAATTCTATCAGGATTTGTCCGAAAATATTCGCGTCAACGTCAATTGTTCTTAGGGGAATTGAACGGAACAGTTGAAGAGATGGTGACCGGGTATCGGACAGTGGTGGCCTATAACCATCAACAAGCTACTACTTCAGAATTTGAAGCAACTTCTGATAAGTTAACAAAAGCCGGTATCAAGACAGATATTTTTAGTGGAGTGATGGGGCCGTTGATGAATGCGATTAGCAACTTAGGATTTGTTGTAGTGGCGGTCTTCGGTGGTTACTTTGCCATTAAAGGTTATTTGTCAGTCGGTGTCATTTCGGCTTTTATTGTCTACACTAAACAATTCACACGTCCCGTTAACGAAATTGCCCAAGTTTATGGTCAATTACAGACGGCGATTGCTGGTGCTGAGCGTGTGTTTATGGTGTTAGACGAAGAAGACGAAGAAGTTAGTGGTGGTCAAGAATTAAACATTCATGATGACGCAACCGTCATGTTTGAAGCCTTGAATTTTTCTTATGATGACGGCCAACCAGTCATTAAAGATTTCACCTTAGAAGTTCCTTCAGGCCAAAAAATTGCACTTGTTGGGGCGACTGGTAGTGGTAAAAGTACGATTGTTAATTTATTAATGCGTTTTTATGAAGCCGACAGTGGAAAAATTTTGATTAATGGTCAAGATATTAGTGCCTATTCGCGTGCTAGTCTACGTCAAAAAATTGCGATTGTGCTACAAGAAGCGGTCTTCTTTAGTGATACGATTGAAAATAATCTTAAGTATGGAAATCCTAAAGCCACTCGAGAGGAAGTTGAACGAGCAGTTGAGATGAGTCGTGCAACTGAAATGCTTGCCCGTTTACCAAAAGGCTATGAAACGATGTTAACGTCTTCGGGAGCTAACATTAGTCAAGGTCAACGTCAACTGCTATCAATTGCCCGCGCATTCGTAACGGATCCAAAAATTTTGATATTAGATGAAGCCACCTCGAATGTTGATACACGTACGGAAGAAGCGATTCAAACGGCGATGCAAGAAGTAATGAAAAACCGGACAAGTATTGTGATTGCCCACCGATTATCAACTATACGTGATGCAGACAAAATCATCGTGATGGATCATGGAAAAATTGTTGAAAGTGGTAATCATGAAGAACTTCTAACACAAAAAGGGAAGTACTTTGACTTATATATGACACAATATGCTGGATTTGAGATATAA
- a CDS encoding GntR family transcriptional regulator — protein MKGKKVLYLEVAMQLKHDILKEKYPLNTLIPSETELEAQFKVSKITIRKAVEILVQEGYLEKKSGKGTTVISNRPFNKLSKALSFSTVLENKGLTLQKKLIAIEEINGKELGIGLAGKVVKLTRMYYLEGEPYILFEHYLPNMTQSIESLSSDSSLYSWLAYQGKDISYIKDEFDVAEVTPEMNRYLEISKPFALKRQRYSYNVQNELIEYSIAYYDIAREPYSIEYEV, from the coding sequence ATGAAAGGTAAAAAAGTTTTATATCTAGAAGTCGCAATGCAGCTGAAACATGATATTTTAAAAGAAAAATATCCACTAAATACCTTAATACCATCCGAAACAGAATTAGAAGCGCAATTTAAGGTAAGTAAAATTACCATTCGTAAAGCTGTTGAAATTTTAGTTCAAGAAGGCTATTTAGAAAAGAAAAGTGGTAAAGGGACTACTGTCATCAGCAATCGTCCGTTCAATAAATTATCAAAAGCTCTTTCTTTTTCAACAGTCCTTGAGAATAAAGGATTAACGTTACAAAAAAAATTAATTGCTATCGAAGAGATTAATGGCAAAGAATTAGGAATTGGATTAGCTGGCAAAGTCGTGAAGTTGACACGAATGTATTATTTGGAAGGTGAACCGTATATTTTGTTTGAACATTATTTGCCTAATATGACACAATCAATTGAAAGTTTAAGTAGTGATAGTTCTCTATATAGTTGGTTAGCCTATCAAGGCAAAGATATTAGTTACATCAAAGATGAATTTGATGTTGCTGAGGTGACACCTGAAATGAATCGATATTTAGAAATAAGTAAGCCTTTTGCATTAAAACGCCAACGCTATTCTTATAATGTGCAAAATGAACTGATTGAGTATTCTATCGCATACTATGACATTGCTAGAGAACCCTATAGTATTGAATATGAGGTTTAA
- a CDS encoding DUF871 domain-containing protein: MKRRLGISLYPDNSVFADDQAYIDLAASYGFLRIFMSMLEVTEGRTAVFNKFYQVITYAKSKGFEVILDIAPAIFEALEISYDDLSFFAEVGADGIRLDLGFDGNKEALLSYNPYGLIIELNMSNDVAYLDNILTYEANRPYIYGCHNFYPQAGSALPLDFFNRCSERFKKQGIRTAAFVTSQTATYGPWDINDGLPTLEMHRHLPIEVQTKHLFATGLIDDVVIGNAYASEAELKAMSTVNRYQVSFEIDTVSTINQVEEAILFENQHVRRGDITAQMARSTEVRKKYKAENNPAHDHDIHFKRGDVVIGNDAFGKYKNELQIVLEDHQDARKNKVGEIRTEELILLDYIKPWSKFLFNRK; this comes from the coding sequence ATGAAAAGAAGATTAGGAATTTCGCTTTATCCAGATAACAGTGTGTTTGCTGACGATCAAGCCTATATTGATTTAGCGGCAAGTTATGGTTTTTTACGTATTTTTATGAGTATGTTGGAAGTGACTGAGGGTAGAACAGCGGTGTTTAATAAGTTTTATCAAGTGATCACATACGCAAAGTCAAAAGGGTTTGAAGTCATTTTAGATATTGCGCCAGCCATTTTTGAAGCGTTAGAAATTTCTTATGATGATTTGTCATTTTTCGCAGAAGTTGGAGCCGATGGCATTCGTTTGGATCTAGGTTTTGATGGGAATAAGGAAGCCTTGCTATCGTATAATCCTTATGGTCTTATTATTGAGTTGAACATGAGTAATGATGTTGCTTATTTAGATAATATTCTGACCTATGAAGCAAATCGTCCATACATATATGGTTGTCACAATTTTTATCCACAAGCAGGCTCTGCTTTGCCGCTAGACTTTTTCAATCGTTGTAGTGAGCGTTTTAAAAAACAAGGCATTAGAACAGCGGCTTTTGTGACATCACAAACCGCGACATATGGGCCATGGGATATTAATGATGGTTTGCCAACATTAGAAATGCATCGTCATTTACCAATTGAAGTGCAAACTAAACATTTATTCGCAACGGGACTTATTGATGATGTGGTGATTGGTAATGCCTACGCCTCAGAAGCGGAACTGAAAGCGATGAGTACCGTCAATCGTTATCAAGTTTCCTTTGAAATTGACACAGTATCAACAATTAATCAAGTAGAAGAAGCGATTTTATTTGAAAATCAGCACGTTCGTCGTGGTGATATTACCGCGCAAATGGCCCGTTCAACAGAAGTTCGTAAAAAGTATAAGGCTGAAAATAATCCTGCACATGACCATGACATCCATTTTAAACGTGGGGACGTTGTGATCGGTAATGATGCCTTTGGTAAATATAAAAATGAGTTACAAATTGTGTTAGAAGACCATCAAGATGCGCGCAAAAATAAAGTAGGTGAAATTAGAACCGAAGAATTAATTTTGTTAGACTATATTAAACCATGGAGTAAATTTTTATTTAACCGAAAGTAG
- a CDS encoding amidohydrolase/deacetylase family metallohydrolase, which translates to MLDLIIKDGKTIHEQPIEIGILNGIIVEVAPVVDQEAKEIISVNQRYLSAGWIDSHVHCYEKMSLYYDFPDQIGWTKGVTTVVDAGSTGENNIREFYEMLKQSRTNVLALMNISKDGIVHQDELADLSKINEENNLTRLAELPEFIIGIKVRMSRTVVGENDIIPLHMAKALQYKANHLPLMVHIGSAPPKLEHILTLLEPGDIVTHCYNGKPNGILDEHGAIKACAWDAYRRGVLFDIGHGSDSFNFRVGSKAVAEGLICQTISTDIYHRNRENGPVYDLATTLEKGLAIGLSLADVIKMVTENPAKQFHLKDRGYLAVDQRADLTIFDVQATKEVLYDSNGNTVELSQKIVPIATVIGGKYYQL; encoded by the coding sequence ATGTTAGACTTAATAATAAAGGATGGTAAAACGATACATGAACAACCTATCGAAATAGGTATTTTAAATGGCATAATTGTCGAAGTTGCACCAGTAGTGGATCAAGAGGCTAAAGAAATTATTTCAGTCAATCAGAGGTATCTATCGGCTGGTTGGATTGATAGTCACGTGCACTGCTACGAAAAGATGAGCTTGTACTACGATTTTCCAGATCAAATTGGTTGGACCAAAGGCGTGACCACGGTGGTAGATGCCGGTTCAACGGGTGAAAATAATATCCGTGAGTTTTATGAAATGTTAAAACAGTCACGTACGAATGTTTTAGCCTTGATGAATATTTCTAAAGATGGGATAGTTCATCAAGATGAACTAGCAGACTTAAGTAAAATTAATGAGGAAAATAACTTAACGCGATTAGCTGAATTACCAGAATTTATTATCGGAATTAAAGTCCGTATGAGTAGAACAGTAGTAGGTGAAAATGATATTATTCCGTTACACATGGCAAAGGCGCTTCAATATAAAGCGAATCACTTGCCGTTAATGGTTCATATTGGTTCAGCTCCACCTAAGTTAGAACATATTTTAACGTTATTAGAACCTGGCGATATTGTGACACATTGTTATAATGGCAAGCCAAATGGGATTTTGGATGAACATGGAGCGATTAAGGCTTGTGCATGGGATGCTTATCGACGCGGTGTTTTGTTCGATATTGGTCACGGAAGCGATAGTTTTAACTTTAGAGTGGGTAGCAAGGCAGTTGCGGAAGGATTAATTTGTCAAACCATTAGTACGGATATTTATCATCGTAACCGTGAAAACGGGCCGGTTTATGATTTAGCAACAACATTAGAAAAAGGTTTGGCAATTGGTCTTTCATTAGCGGATGTTATCAAAATGGTGACTGAAAATCCAGCTAAACAATTCCATTTGAAAGACCGTGGCTATTTAGCAGTCGATCAACGAGCAGATTTAACGATTTTTGATGTACAAGCCACAAAGGAAGTTCTATATGATTCAAATGGTAATACGGTGGAATTGAGTCAAAAAATTGTCCCAATCGCGACTGTCATCGGCGGTAAATATTATCAACTTTAG